A single Triticum dicoccoides isolate Atlit2015 ecotype Zavitan chromosome 2A, WEW_v2.0, whole genome shotgun sequence DNA region contains:
- the LOC119356669 gene encoding uncharacterized protein LOC119356669 encodes MRTVNTGASKNQAKKIRLHDRYCDGMMPLCNPSSEARQLSASSTGLQTSNQELFMSSGFQQQQQQHHGEAGTGWPREEYYAAPQRSAFAQRCVGSSTAAFYAAEHLLGIGQFDGAPLGMLPPAATMMPEVAARTRPESGDMYMSHELDPVMLRADQSPSVRTYYVRPQQRRDPVELELPLPLPQPQQQESAHHGLFGNPPAIKPHSLSPHVPSMEAPSSSSLLSQMESHLSARSRAGAPATPTGTGSVSAPPAPSKTRIRWTPELHERFVDCVSKLGGADRATPKGILKLMNSDGLTIYHIKSHLQKYRMAKYMPAPSSSSSSSEGKQHERRAAGSDTQHELDPKTGMHITEALRVQLDVQRRLHEQLEIQRKLQVRIEEQGKRLQKMFEDQLKVSGNTAPAAGPDVVLFPAAAETPSEQEEDSMFVDVIDDDDEVQIISVASGSYDDDLAL; translated from the exons ATGCGTACGG TTAACACTGGAGCTTCGAAGAATCAGGCCAAGAAGATTAGGCTGCACGACCGCTACTGCGACGGGATGATGCCGCTGTGCAACCCGAGCTCCGAGGCGAGGCAGCTTTCCGCGTCCTCCACCGGGCTCCAGACGTCGAACCAGGAACTGTTCATGAGTTCCGGGtttcagcaacagcagcagcagcaccacgGCGAGGCTGGCACCGGGTGGCCGCGCGAGGAGTACTACGCGGCGCCGCAGAGGTCGGCGTTCGCGCAGCGCTGCGTCGGCTCAAGCACGGCGGCGTTCTACGCGGCCGAGCACCTGCTCGGCATCGGGCAGTTCGACGGCGCTCCCCTCGGGATGCTCCCGCCGGCGGCGACGATGATGCCAGAGGTGGCGGCCAGGACGCGGCCGGAGAGCGGCGACATGTACATGTCGCACGAGCTCGACCCGGTGATGCTCCGCGCGGACCAGTCGCCGTCAGTGAGGACGTACTACGTGCGGCCGCAGCAGCGGCGGGACCCGGTGGAGCTCGAGCTGCCACTGCCACTGCCGCAACCGCAGCAGCAAGAAAGCGCGCACCATGGCCTGTTCGGCAACCCTCCGGCCATCAAACCGCACTCGTTGTCGCCCCAT GtcccgtcgatggaggcgccgagcagcagcagcttgCTGAGCCAGATGGAGAGCCACCTGTCCGCCAGGAGCAGAGCCGGCGCGCCAGCGACCCCCACCGGCACCGGCAGCGTGTCAGCACCTCCGGCGCCGAGCAAGACGCGGATCCGGTGGACGCCGGAGCTGCACGAGCGGTTCGTGGACTGCGTGAGCAAGCTCGGCGGCGCGGACA GGGCGACCCCGAAGGGGATCCTGAAGCTGATGAACTCGGACGGCCTCACCATCTACCACATCAAGAGCCACCTCCAG AAATACCGGATGGCCAAGTACATGCCGGCaccatcttcgtcgtcgtcgtcgtccgaag GGAAGCAGCACGAGAGGAGGGCCGCCGGAAGCGACACCCAGCATGAACTGGACCCGAAAAC TGGGATGCACATCACGGAAGCACTCCGCGTCCAGCTCGACGTGCAGCGCCGCCTCCACGAGCAGCTCGAG ATACAGCGGAAGCTGCAGGTGAGGATCGAGGAGCAGGGCAAGAGGCTGCAGAAGATGTTCGAGGACCAGCTCAAGGTCAGCGGCAACACCGCGCCGGCCGCGGGCCCGGACGTCGTCCTCTTCCCGGCCGCGGCGGAGACGCCGAGCGAGCAAGAGGAGGATAGCATGTTCGTCGATGTCATCGACGATGACGACGAGGTGCAGATAATCTCCGTCGCCAGCGGCAGCTATGACGACGACTTAGCCTTGTAA
- the LOC119356670 gene encoding formin-like protein 1 → MVSDQDIAACVESLLRGALEAGGGGAGEAASLAAVLQQAQARLGVDLSHRAPYIRDQMDLFFGPRLQPPPPPPPKAQNQNQNPPPLPASAPAPAPAMTQAPPQPQLLPLEVQQQQQMLQMQQQQQQQFAAIQPQFIFQTMPQLPPVVSRGGAAVTNSAAAVSAPPPAVPAMAFYPPPPLAFRYTNALGGVATGGTVSFQQPAPGAGAITSPTAAPQAVGDNKESASKRKRGGPGGLNKVCAISPELQTVVGETAMSRTQIVKQLWAYIRQNNLQDPDDKRKIICNDELRIVFGTDSTDMFKMNKLLAKHITPLDPKDQPSEAKKIKAATPAPQQMPTINQNQPYVVVSDALAKFLGVEGTVPHDDALKYLWDYIKANQLEDPASASILCDSSLQELFGCESIPASGLSDLLAHHFIQRT, encoded by the exons ATGGTGTCGGACCAGGATATCGCCGCCTGCGTGGAGTCGCTCCTCCGGGGCGCGctcgaggccggcggcggcggcgccggggaGGCGGCCTCGCTCGCCGCCGTGCTCCAGCAGGCGCAGGCGCGGCTCGGCGTCGACCTCTCCCACAGGGCGCCCTACATCCGCGACCAGATGGACCTCTTCTTCGGGCCCCGCCtccagccgcccccgccgccgccgcccaaggcccagaaccagaaccagaaccctcccccgctccccgcctccgcgcccgcgcccgcgcctgcCATGACGCAGGCCCCGCCCCAGCCCCAGCTCCTCCCGCTCGaggtgcagcagcagcaacagatgctgcagatgcagcagcagcagcagcagcagttcgcGGCGATTCAGCCGCAGTTCATCTTCCAGACCATGCCCCAGCTCCCGCCCGTCGTCTCAAGAGGAGGCGCCGCCGTCACCAACAGCGCCGCCGCGGTCTCCGCGCCGCCACCGGCCGTGCCGGCCATGGCCTTCtacccgccgccgcccctcgccttcCGCTACACCAACGCCCTCGGCGGGGTCGCCACTGGTGGGACCGTCTCCTTCCAGCAGCCGGCCCCTGGGGCCGGGGCCATCACTTCCCCCACAGCTGCGCCACAGGCCGTCGGTGACAACAAGGAGAG TGCCTCCAAGAGAAAGAGAGGTGGGCCTGGTGGCTTAAACAAGGTTTGTGCAATTTCACCTGAACTTCAGACTGTTGTTGGCGAGACTGCCATGTCAAGAACTCAG ATTGTGAAGCAGTTATGGGCATATATCAGGCAGAATAATCTTCAGGATCCTGATGACAAAAGGAAGATTATATGCAATGATGAACTTCGTATTGTTTTTGGAACCGACTCCACTGACATGTTTAAGATGAACAAATTGTTGGCCAAGCACATAACTCCTCTTGACCCAA AAGATCAACCTTCGGAAGCAAAAAAGATTAAGGCTGCCACTCCAGCTCCTCAACAAATGCCTACTATAAATCAAAATCAGCCCTATGTGGTTGTTTCTGAtgcgctagccaaattccttggtgTAGAAGGAACGGTGCCTCATGATGATGCCCTCAAGTACCTTTGGGATTACATAAAAGCAAATCAGCTTGAG GATCCTGCGAGTGCATCAATACTATGTGATTCCAGTCTGCAAGAGCTGTTCGGCTGCGAGAGCATTCCAGCTTCAGGATTATCAGACTTGCTTGCTCACCATTTCATCCAAAGGACATAG